From a region of the Mycobacterium intracellulare ATCC 13950 genome:
- a CDS encoding cutinase family protein, with amino-acid sequence MHLVVGFVGIALASVLPSAAVPLAVARGCPDVEVVFARGTGEPPGVGPTGQAFVDAVRSRVRAGSFDVYPVNYPASDQWDTGLEGIKDAGAHVVSTANGCPRTKMVLGGYSQGAAVMGFVTSDAVPEGVDPATVPKPLAPEVADHVAAVVLFGMPNVRAMNFLGQPPVVIGPTYAAKTIKVCVPEDPVCSDGLNFAAHNTYADNSSMIDQGANFAAGRLNQDAGNPPIPGPAPDNPPPAPGDWSGNPTG; translated from the coding sequence GTGCATTTGGTCGTTGGATTTGTAGGTATTGCGCTGGCATCGGTGCTCCCGTCCGCCGCGGTTCCCCTCGCCGTCGCCCGGGGATGTCCCGATGTCGAGGTGGTGTTCGCACGCGGCACCGGTGAGCCACCGGGCGTGGGCCCGACGGGACAGGCGTTCGTTGACGCTGTGCGCTCGCGGGTGCGCGCCGGCTCGTTCGACGTGTACCCGGTCAACTACCCCGCCAGCGACCAGTGGGACACCGGCCTCGAGGGCATCAAAGACGCTGGCGCGCATGTGGTTTCCACGGCCAACGGATGCCCCAGGACCAAGATGGTGCTCGGCGGCTATTCGCAGGGCGCGGCCGTGATGGGCTTTGTCACCTCGGATGCGGTGCCCGAGGGCGTTGATCCCGCAACGGTACCGAAACCATTAGCACCTGAAGTGGCCGATCACGTCGCCGCGGTGGTGCTGTTCGGAATGCCCAATGTGCGGGCCATGAACTTCCTGGGTCAGCCGCCGGTGGTCATCGGACCGACGTATGCGGCCAAGACCATCAAGGTGTGCGTTCCCGAGGACCCGGTGTGTTCTGATGGCCTCAATTTCGCCGCGCACAACACCTATGCGGACAACAGCAGCATGATTGACCAGGGCGCAAATTTCGCCGCCGGGCGGCTTAATCAAGATGCCGGGAATCCCCCGATTCCCGGGCCGGCGCCTGATAACCCACCACCCGCGCCGGGTGACTGGTCTGGAAACCCCACCGGCTGA
- a CDS encoding MEDS domain-containing protein → MTAAFEHLGWKFQDRTDFHARAARYIAEGLAHNYWIEFVGHGSREQLWAELTALPGIADRLTAGGVGVTPASKFYAVLDGTDIVDPHTAVAISVAALDHAIQNGYNGFRVVVDATTLARRPDQRAALSQFEFLLSRTMTGLPFSALCAYDTHQLAGAADELICLHPDLGERAPRFRLHPAPQATFALTGNIDLHSDGLYTTALQRIWSLLDDDPLIVIDAQGLEFISHQQLYTLDHYARTNGRTVILRTGQRIPTRLVGVLQLTNVELQPAPPHNATQATGSSAGQVTYAGSAG, encoded by the coding sequence GTGACCGCGGCTTTCGAGCATCTCGGCTGGAAGTTCCAGGACCGCACCGACTTCCACGCCCGCGCTGCGCGGTACATCGCCGAGGGACTCGCCCATAATTACTGGATCGAATTCGTCGGGCACGGCAGCCGCGAGCAATTGTGGGCGGAATTGACGGCGCTGCCGGGCATCGCCGACCGGCTTACGGCCGGCGGGGTCGGCGTGACACCGGCATCGAAGTTCTACGCCGTCTTAGACGGCACCGACATCGTGGACCCGCATACCGCTGTGGCCATCAGTGTGGCGGCCCTCGATCACGCAATCCAAAATGGTTACAACGGCTTTCGCGTGGTCGTCGACGCTACGACATTGGCCCGCCGCCCCGACCAACGCGCCGCCCTGTCGCAATTTGAGTTCCTCCTCTCCCGCACGATGACAGGGCTGCCCTTTTCCGCGCTGTGCGCCTACGACACCCATCAGCTGGCGGGTGCCGCGGACGAACTCATTTGCCTTCACCCCGATCTCGGTGAGCGTGCGCCCCGTTTCCGGCTGCACCCTGCACCGCAAGCAACGTTCGCGCTGACCGGCAATATCGACTTACACAGCGACGGGCTCTACACCACCGCATTGCAACGCATTTGGTCGCTGCTCGACGATGACCCGCTGATCGTCATCGACGCGCAAGGCCTAGAGTTCATCAGTCACCAGCAGCTTTACACCCTCGACCACTACGCGCGCACCAACGGCCGCACCGTGATCCTGCGAACCGGTCAACGAATCCCCACCAGGCTGGTCGGCGTGCTTCAACTGACGAACGTGGAGTTGCAGCCGGCACCGCCGCACAACGCAACACAAGCGACCGGGTCCTCCGCCGGGCAGGTCACCTACGCAGGATCGGCGGGATGA
- a CDS encoding GAF and ANTAR domain-containing protein, translated as MPDGNESPDVAASRSRAEPTAVFTGLADIVYQGSTPAEIYAAICIAATLMVPGCDHASVMLRDNHIATTAAASDSVARKIDKLEQALGEGPCLDAISEETPQIDPDLRAGSQWPALAARVLTETPVHGIMGFRLLVGPHKIGALNLFSDSPNAFDMVAVERAILLAAFAGVAANAVAQGEDAATLQRGLASNREIGKAIGMLMALNDLTEAEAFDTLRRVSQEANIKLVDVAAAMVKRHTRGAAGEI; from the coding sequence ATGCCAGACGGTAACGAATCCCCCGATGTGGCGGCATCGCGTTCGCGTGCCGAGCCCACCGCGGTATTCACCGGCTTAGCCGACATCGTCTACCAAGGCTCAACGCCCGCAGAGATCTATGCTGCGATCTGCATCGCAGCCACACTCATGGTTCCCGGCTGCGACCATGCCAGCGTCATGTTGCGCGACAACCACATCGCCACGACGGCGGCAGCCAGCGACAGCGTCGCCCGCAAGATCGACAAGCTCGAGCAAGCGCTCGGCGAAGGCCCTTGCCTGGATGCCATCTCGGAGGAAACCCCACAAATCGATCCCGATCTCCGCGCCGGCAGTCAGTGGCCCGCTCTGGCCGCCCGGGTCCTCACCGAAACACCGGTGCACGGAATCATGGGCTTTCGCCTGCTTGTCGGCCCTCACAAAATCGGCGCCCTAAACCTGTTCTCCGACAGCCCCAATGCGTTCGACATGGTGGCCGTCGAACGCGCAATCCTTTTGGCGGCTTTCGCCGGCGTCGCCGCCAACGCCGTGGCTCAAGGCGAAGATGCCGCGACATTGCAACGCGGCCTTGCCAGCAACCGCGAGATCGGCAAAGCCATCGGCATGCTGATGGCGCTCAACGACCTCACCGAAGCCGAGGCCTTCGATACGCTGCGCCGCGTCTCCCAAGAGGCCAACATCAAGCTCGTCGACGTCGCTGCCGCAATGGTGAAACGCCACACCCGCGGCGCCGCGGGCGAGATCTGA
- a CDS encoding PP2C family protein-serine/threonine phosphatase, with the protein MSVLLIEDDRADALLVEDLIDDAASGVRLVWARSMAHAEQVFASARPDCVLLDLHLPDASGMDALERITKRDATVPIVVLTGLNDEDFGGTAVAAGAQDFLVKGRVQPDVVRRALLYAIERKRAELMAVDLDATQLRARENAILERGLSASPLLLDNPGVDVVARYRPSREHALLCGDFYDVIQTPDRTVHVLIGEVAEDGPHEAPLGAALRIAFRALTLAGVHDVARMHHLERVLRSERSGSGICATALTLQISPDNPRLKTIRAGHPGMLLHGGGTVEWIMPPAGPALGLRADDWPQHELELPDDQGLVLVTDGLFQGFSSNGSQPLDEDGLLALARSHAHLPGIQFVDALIDSAHQLAQPHGGFTDDIAVLRLERSAR; encoded by the coding sequence TTGTCCGTGCTGCTGATCGAGGACGACCGCGCCGATGCGCTACTCGTCGAAGATCTGATCGATGATGCCGCCAGCGGCGTACGGCTGGTGTGGGCGCGGTCGATGGCACACGCGGAGCAGGTGTTTGCCTCGGCCCGGCCCGACTGCGTGCTGCTGGATCTGCATCTGCCGGACGCCAGCGGAATGGACGCTCTCGAGCGCATCACCAAACGTGATGCCACCGTACCGATTGTCGTGCTGACGGGGCTGAACGATGAAGATTTCGGAGGTACGGCGGTGGCGGCCGGTGCCCAGGACTTCTTGGTCAAGGGCCGCGTCCAACCCGACGTGGTGCGCCGTGCGCTGCTGTATGCGATCGAACGCAAGCGCGCCGAGCTGATGGCCGTCGACCTGGATGCCACCCAGCTGCGGGCCCGCGAGAACGCCATACTCGAACGGGGCCTATCGGCCTCCCCGCTGCTACTCGACAACCCGGGCGTCGACGTCGTCGCCCGGTACCGGCCCAGCCGCGAGCACGCGCTGCTATGCGGAGATTTCTACGACGTCATCCAAACACCTGACCGCACCGTGCATGTGCTGATCGGTGAGGTCGCTGAGGACGGTCCCCATGAGGCACCACTAGGTGCGGCATTGCGGATCGCGTTTCGTGCGCTCACCCTCGCCGGCGTGCACGACGTGGCGAGGATGCACCACCTCGAGCGAGTGCTGCGTTCAGAACGAAGCGGCTCGGGGATCTGCGCCACGGCGCTCACCCTGCAAATCTCCCCCGACAACCCGCGCCTCAAAACGATCCGTGCCGGGCATCCCGGGATGTTGTTACACGGCGGCGGCACCGTGGAATGGATCATGCCTCCGGCCGGCCCGGCGCTGGGACTGCGCGCCGACGACTGGCCACAACACGAGCTGGAACTGCCGGATGATCAGGGCCTGGTGTTGGTGACCGACGGACTCTTCCAAGGGTTTTCAAGCAACGGCAGCCAACCCCTGGACGAGGACGGTCTGCTCGCTCTGGCCCGTTCCCACGCACACTTGCCCGGCATACAATTCGTCGACGCGCTCATCGACAGTGCCCACCAGCTTGCCCAGCCACACGGTGGGTTTACCGATGACATCGCCGTGCTGCGCCTCGAGCGGTCTGCCAGATGA